In Pseudomonadota bacterium, the sequence CGTATTGATGTCGGTGCTGCTGCTTGCGGGCGGGGTCATCGACAGCACGGGATCGGGTCTGGTCGACTTCCTTCTTTTGCCGAAGGGCGCGCTGATGTGTGCTGCGGTTCTAGCATTGCTGCAGATGCCCCCAGGCATACGGCGCGATTGTCTCGATAGCGCCGTCCGGCGGACCGCATCGTTGTTGTTGGTTATCGGTGCAGCCAGCGCATTCGGCGCAATCCTCACAGGGATGGTGCCGCTCGACAGGCTGGTACCGACTGGGAGTGGCATGCTGACACTGGTCGCGCTCTTTACGTTATCGGTCTTATTCAAGCTGGCTCAGGGCTCGTCCATGGCCACCTTCGCTGCGGTTGCTCCCGTTGCCGGTCCGATCGTGGTCGCCAGTGGCATGAGCAGTACCGCCGCCGTCTTCGCGATATGTCTTGGATCGTTTATCGCAATCCTTCCCAATGACAGTTTCTATTGGCTCGTTCGCCGTGACGCGCTGGCGACGGAAGACAATGAATGGCGCGCGATCTTCATCCTGACAGGTGGCGCGGTTCTGCAGGCTGTCGTCGGCATGGCAGTGCTGCTCTTGGCCGTCGCGCTGTGGGCATGACGGCGCTCACGATCCGGGCGCCCTTCGAAAGCGATGCTGCTGCCATCGCGACGATCGATGCTCAGGGTCTCGCAACCGGGCATGCGTCCTTTCGCGAAACCCCGCATGACTGGGAGAGCTTTGTGGCCAGCTTTATGGTTGGGCGCGGATTGGCTCTGGTCGCGCAAAATGGCGATGACATCGCCGGGTGGTGCGGCGTCGCCCCGACTAGCGTTCGTGCGGTCTACCAAGGCGTCGGAGAGATCTCCGTGTACG encodes:
- a CDS encoding N-acetyltransferase family protein, which produces MTALTIRAPFESDAAAIATIDAQGLATGHASFRETPHDWESFVASFMVGRGLALVAQNGDDIAGWCGVAPTSVRAVYQGVGEISVYVAPARQRQGIARHLMAKMIVASERAGYWTLVAQIFPENRASLLLHKGLGFQVVGTRRKLGQMGYGLLAGRWRDVTMLERRSPLIG